From one Lineus longissimus chromosome 3, tnLinLong1.2, whole genome shotgun sequence genomic stretch:
- the LOC135485670 gene encoding uncharacterized protein LOC135485670 isoform X1 translates to MKVVALISGGKDSCYNMMQCVAEGHEIVALANLRPKDKDELDSYMYQTVGHHAIDCYKEAMGLPLYRRTIEGASIELGKDYVKNEEDEVEDLYQLLKTVMDDIHVDAVSVGAILSDYQRVRVENVCMRLGLTSLAYLWRRDQTTLLNEMIASGVEAVIIKVAAMGLKPTPHLGMSLAKIHPIMLNLESKYGLNVCGEGGEFETFTLDCPLFNKKIVVDEVETIIHSDDTISPVGYLNFTKMHLEEKDHDFIKLSHSDRIKMLPMKTSGLICRELGLSPPPDLPPAGDVPKPSVSSSQREPSQPSCRIVSCDDDILVSNIFGMALRSDSDSVESATKTAMDNLRDALVSCDLTLGAVFMMHLYVKDMSQFALINGVYKQYFGINPPARICVEADLPEKMLLQIDCIACRCERSTMHVQGLSHWAPANIGPYSQAVTIGSKVYVAGQIALCPATMKIIDGGIKAESRLSLRHVQRILAAKHPGLLLHGVTMGICYVTSSSSIPDVEAEWEKALEDERAVEDFISGDSVPLLQVVVVSGLPRGALVEWQVVASVPGAEDDKLFDMESLTPLHSEDNIKEIALEGLKYRCILRQRGTPSNRWLHLAFTDTLDNISEGDRLHAFDHLLRRAHLLPQFSKRAVVFIRTDAYQYADLLQVLTNQSAHLDMPSWTLVPVRGFQQRESVISICG, encoded by the exons atgaagGTTGTTGCCCTGATAAG TGGTGGTAAGGACAGCTGTTACAACATGATGCAGTGTGTTGCTGAAGGTCATGAAATCGTTGCACTTGCTAACCTCAGACCCAAAGACAAAG ATGAACTTGACAGTTATATGTACCAGACTGTAGGCCACCATGCCATTGACTGCTATAAGGAGGCCATGGGCCTGCCTCTGTATCGCAGGACCATTGAGGGTGCTTCCATTGAGTTGGGCAAAGATTATGTCAAGAATGAAGAGGATGAAGTAGAGGACTTGTATCAACTTCTCAAAACTGTCATG GATGATATCCATGTTGATGCTGTGTCTGTTGGAGCCATACTGTCAGATTATCAAAGAGTCCGAGTAGAAAATGT CTGCATGCGACTTGGCCTGACATCTCTAGCATATCTTTGGAGGAGAGACCAAACAACACTCCTCAATGAGATGATAGCAAGTGGTGTGGAGGCAGTTATCATCAAGGTGGCTGCCATGGGTCTGAAGCCAACTCCTCACCTTGGGATGTCCCTGGCAAAAATACATCCCATCATGCTTAATTTG GAATCCAAATATGGTCTGAATGTGTGTGGAGAGGGCGGAGAATTTGAAACATTCACTCTGGATTGTCCTCTCTTTAATAAGAAAATTGTGGT TGATGAAGTCGAGACAATAATTCATTCTGATGACACCATTTCTCCTGTCGGCTACCTCAACTTCACAAAGATGCACTTGGAAGAAAAAGATCAC GATTTCATAAAACTCTCTCACTCTGATCGGATAAAAATGCTACCGATGAAAACGAGTGGTCTTATCTGCCGTGAACTTGGTCTTTCACCACCACCCGATCTGCCTCCAGCTGGAGATGTCCCTAAACCAAGTGTTTCCTCGTCTCAAAGAGAACCTAGCCAACCAAGCTGTAGAATAGTTTCCTGTGATGATGATATCTTAGTTTCCAATATATTCGGGATGGCCTTAAGGTCGGATTCTGATTCAGTTGAAAGTGCTACAAAGACTGCCATGGATAACCTCAGAGATGCTCTCGTGAGCTGTGACTTGACACTTGGTGCTGTGTTCATGATGCATTTATATGTAAAGGATATGTCGCAATTTGCTTTGATAAATGGcgtctataaacaatattttggaaTCAACCCACCGGCGAG GATATGTGTCGAGGCTGATCTACCCGAAAAAATGTTACTCCAAATTGACTGTATTGCCTGCCGGTGTGAGCGTTCAACCATGCACGTTCAGGGTCTGTCACACTGGGCTCCGGCTAACATTGGACCATACAGTCAAGCTGTCACG ATTGGCTCCAAGGTGTATGTTGCCGGCCAGATAGCCCTCTGTCCAGCCACTATGAAAATCATCGACGGTGGCATAAAAGCCGAATCCCGGCTGTCACTGCGTCATGTCCAGCGAATCCTGGCAGCAAAGCATCCAGGTCTTCTGCTCCATGGTGTTACCATGGGGATATGTTACGTGACATCATCGAGTAGTATACCAGATGTGGAGGCAGAATGGGAAAAAGCTTTAGAAGACGAG AGAGCAGTCGAAGACTTCATCAGTGGTGATAGTGTGCCTTTACTTCAAGTGGTGGTCGTGTCTGGCTTACCGAGGGGAGCTCTGGTGGAATGGCAGGTGGTGGCTTCAGTGCCAGGAGCAGAAG ATGATAAATTATTTGATATGGAGTCCTTAACTCCACTGCATAGTGAAGACAATATAAAAGAAATTGCACTGGAAGGCCTTAAATACCGTTGTATCTTAAGACAAAGAGGTACCCCTTCCAACAGGTGGTTACATCTAG CCTTCACGGATACATTGGACAACATTTCAGAAGGAGACCGTCTCCATGCATTTGACCATTTGTTAAGAAGAGCTCATCTTCTACCACAGTTTTCTAAAAGGGCGGTGGTATTCATCAGGACGGATGCCTATCAGTATGCTGATCTTCTTCAAG TGTTGACTAATCAGTCTGCTCACCTTGATATGCCCTCATGGACTCTAGTCCCAGTACGTGGCTTCCAGCAGCGAGAAAGCGTGATCAGTATATGCGGCTGA
- the LOC135485670 gene encoding uncharacterized protein LOC135485670 isoform X2: MYQTVGHHAIDCYKEAMGLPLYRRTIEGASIELGKDYVKNEEDEVEDLYQLLKTVMDDIHVDAVSVGAILSDYQRVRVENVCMRLGLTSLAYLWRRDQTTLLNEMIASGVEAVIIKVAAMGLKPTPHLGMSLAKIHPIMLNLESKYGLNVCGEGGEFETFTLDCPLFNKKIVVDEVETIIHSDDTISPVGYLNFTKMHLEEKDHDFIKLSHSDRIKMLPMKTSGLICRELGLSPPPDLPPAGDVPKPSVSSSQREPSQPSCRIVSCDDDILVSNIFGMALRSDSDSVESATKTAMDNLRDALVSCDLTLGAVFMMHLYVKDMSQFALINGVYKQYFGINPPARICVEADLPEKMLLQIDCIACRCERSTMHVQGLSHWAPANIGPYSQAVTIGSKVYVAGQIALCPATMKIIDGGIKAESRLSLRHVQRILAAKHPGLLLHGVTMGICYVTSSSSIPDVEAEWEKALEDERAVEDFISGDSVPLLQVVVVSGLPRGALVEWQVVASVPGAEDDKLFDMESLTPLHSEDNIKEIALEGLKYRCILRQRGTPSNRWLHLAFTDTLDNISEGDRLHAFDHLLRRAHLLPQFSKRAVVFIRTDAYQYADLLQVLTNQSAHLDMPSWTLVPVRGFQQRESVISICG, translated from the exons ATGTACCAGACTGTAGGCCACCATGCCATTGACTGCTATAAGGAGGCCATGGGCCTGCCTCTGTATCGCAGGACCATTGAGGGTGCTTCCATTGAGTTGGGCAAAGATTATGTCAAGAATGAAGAGGATGAAGTAGAGGACTTGTATCAACTTCTCAAAACTGTCATG GATGATATCCATGTTGATGCTGTGTCTGTTGGAGCCATACTGTCAGATTATCAAAGAGTCCGAGTAGAAAATGT CTGCATGCGACTTGGCCTGACATCTCTAGCATATCTTTGGAGGAGAGACCAAACAACACTCCTCAATGAGATGATAGCAAGTGGTGTGGAGGCAGTTATCATCAAGGTGGCTGCCATGGGTCTGAAGCCAACTCCTCACCTTGGGATGTCCCTGGCAAAAATACATCCCATCATGCTTAATTTG GAATCCAAATATGGTCTGAATGTGTGTGGAGAGGGCGGAGAATTTGAAACATTCACTCTGGATTGTCCTCTCTTTAATAAGAAAATTGTGGT TGATGAAGTCGAGACAATAATTCATTCTGATGACACCATTTCTCCTGTCGGCTACCTCAACTTCACAAAGATGCACTTGGAAGAAAAAGATCAC GATTTCATAAAACTCTCTCACTCTGATCGGATAAAAATGCTACCGATGAAAACGAGTGGTCTTATCTGCCGTGAACTTGGTCTTTCACCACCACCCGATCTGCCTCCAGCTGGAGATGTCCCTAAACCAAGTGTTTCCTCGTCTCAAAGAGAACCTAGCCAACCAAGCTGTAGAATAGTTTCCTGTGATGATGATATCTTAGTTTCCAATATATTCGGGATGGCCTTAAGGTCGGATTCTGATTCAGTTGAAAGTGCTACAAAGACTGCCATGGATAACCTCAGAGATGCTCTCGTGAGCTGTGACTTGACACTTGGTGCTGTGTTCATGATGCATTTATATGTAAAGGATATGTCGCAATTTGCTTTGATAAATGGcgtctataaacaatattttggaaTCAACCCACCGGCGAG GATATGTGTCGAGGCTGATCTACCCGAAAAAATGTTACTCCAAATTGACTGTATTGCCTGCCGGTGTGAGCGTTCAACCATGCACGTTCAGGGTCTGTCACACTGGGCTCCGGCTAACATTGGACCATACAGTCAAGCTGTCACG ATTGGCTCCAAGGTGTATGTTGCCGGCCAGATAGCCCTCTGTCCAGCCACTATGAAAATCATCGACGGTGGCATAAAAGCCGAATCCCGGCTGTCACTGCGTCATGTCCAGCGAATCCTGGCAGCAAAGCATCCAGGTCTTCTGCTCCATGGTGTTACCATGGGGATATGTTACGTGACATCATCGAGTAGTATACCAGATGTGGAGGCAGAATGGGAAAAAGCTTTAGAAGACGAG AGAGCAGTCGAAGACTTCATCAGTGGTGATAGTGTGCCTTTACTTCAAGTGGTGGTCGTGTCTGGCTTACCGAGGGGAGCTCTGGTGGAATGGCAGGTGGTGGCTTCAGTGCCAGGAGCAGAAG ATGATAAATTATTTGATATGGAGTCCTTAACTCCACTGCATAGTGAAGACAATATAAAAGAAATTGCACTGGAAGGCCTTAAATACCGTTGTATCTTAAGACAAAGAGGTACCCCTTCCAACAGGTGGTTACATCTAG CCTTCACGGATACATTGGACAACATTTCAGAAGGAGACCGTCTCCATGCATTTGACCATTTGTTAAGAAGAGCTCATCTTCTACCACAGTTTTCTAAAAGGGCGGTGGTATTCATCAGGACGGATGCCTATCAGTATGCTGATCTTCTTCAAG TGTTGACTAATCAGTCTGCTCACCTTGATATGCCCTCATGGACTCTAGTCCCAGTACGTGGCTTCCAGCAGCGAGAAAGCGTGATCAGTATATGCGGCTGA